GGTTAATTTAGGAAACGAACAACACATGATGTCGATTCGTCAGCCAATGACAACCAATGCTTATTATTTATATCTGGAAGATGGCTTGCCAATTCGCCCAATGGGAATCTTCAATCACAATTCTTTACTAGAAATCAATCAATATAATTTGCAAAGTATTGAAGTTGTAAAAGGTCCCGTTTCTTCTTTATACGGCCCGGAAGCTGTGGGTGGAACGATTAATTTAATTTCGCTAAAACCACCTGTTGATCCGGAATTTAAATTTGGCGTTCAGGCAGATAATTATGGTTACAGAAGATTTCAGGCTGCCGGTGGAGCAACAATTGGTAAAGTTGGTTTTCATATTGCCGGAATTTCAAGTTTGCAGGAAAATGGCTGGATGGCTTATTCTGACTACAACAAAGACAATCTGAACGCGAGAATCGATTATAACATCTCACCTTCTACCCGATTGATTAGTAATACGATGTATGGAAAATATTATTCAGACATGAGCGGAACGGTAAACGAAGATGCTTTTAACAACAGAACATACAAAAGCACTTCTAATTTCACTTATAGAAAATCTGATGCTTTACGAACACGATTAACATTAGAACATGACTGGAACAGCAATTCAAGCAGTTATATTACAGCTTATTTAAGAGACAATAAATTAGGTCAAAATCCTTCTTACGGAATTAAATGGAGTCCAACTGTAAATCCTACAACAGCAAAAGGTGAAGTAAATTCGAACAATTTTAAAAGTTATGGCGCTATTGGGCAGCATACTCAAAAATTCGATTTCTTAAAAACCAAACTGGTTGCTGGAGCATTATACGATTATTCTCCCGTTACTTATTGGTCTTATGTAATTGATTTAAAAGCAAACTTAAATCCGGGAGCGCCGGGAAAACAAACTGTAGATTCTTATGAGATTATTGCCGAGCATCCGGATTCAAAACTGGCCGATTATACTGCTGATATTTTCAACACAGCTGGATATGCACAACTGAGTTTTAATCCGATAGAAAAATTAGTTATCACTGTTGGCGGTCGTTACGACAACATGAAAGTCAATTATGAAAATGCTTTAGACAAATCTACTGGAAGCAAGGTTTATGACAAAATGACTTTTAAAGCAGGTGCAAATTACAATCCGGTTGAATATGCCGGTTTTTATGGCAATTATTCACAAGGTTTTGCGCCTCCGGGAATCACCTCTATTTTTAGAACAAAACCCGGAACTGGCGGAACAACAGGCGTTCCTGCTGATTTTTATTATAATCTGGAACCTGCAACTTTCAATAATTACGAAGTTGGCGGATGGCTTTCTTTCCTTCAAAACAAATTAAATTTTGATTATGCGCTCTATTATATGGAAGGGAAAAATGAACTTTTAAATATCAAACTTGCCGATAATTCAACTGATTATCGTTCAGCCGGAGAAACCCGTCATAAAGGAATTGAATTTGGAGCTTCATACCGACCTTCAAAACAATTCAACATTCGTCTTGGCGGAACTTATGCACAACACACTTATATAGATTTCAAACTTTCGGACAAATCAAGCGATCCTATTCAGGATTTAAACGGAAAAGAAATGCCTGCTGCCCCAAAATGGTCTGGAAATTCTGAGGTTAGTTATTATCCAAACTGGCTTCCGAATCTAAGAACTTCTGTAGAGTGGCAACTTGTGGGAAGTTATTATCAAGACCAGATCAATACCGTAAAATATAGTGGTTACAACATATTTAACGCAAGAGTTGGTTATCAATGGAAACGAATTGAAGTTTACGGAAACGTACTTAATTTAACCGATAAATTATACGCCTACAACGTTTCAAGAGCTAATACCGCAAATGCGCAACCAACTTATACGGCTGCTGCTCCAAGAACTTTTGTATTTGGGATACAGTATAATTTTTCATTAAAAAAATAAGTTTTTGCCAATATTTTTTGCCACAGATTAAAATGATTAACACAGATTATTAAAAAAAAAATCATTCTAATCCTGTAATCTGTGGCTAAAAAACATATATAAATCATAAGAACTCAAATATGAGCAAAGAAATAAAAGAAAAGAAGTATAAAAAAAAAGATTCTAAGATCGTCAAGAAAATCAAGCAACACATGTACAAATGGCATCGTGCTATTGGTTTAATTACAATTATTCCGGTAATTTTCTGGACATTATCTGGTTTGATGCATCCGTTTATGGCGCATTTTTTTAAACCTGAAATTGCCCGTGATAAACTGGAACAGCAAATTATTGATAAAAATCAATTGCAATTTTCTATTCAGAAAGTTTTACAAAAAAACAACATCTCTGAATTCAAAAATTTTAGAATCGTTTCTTTTAATAATGCTACTTTTTACCAGGTAAAAACAATCACTGGAGATTTGTTGTACTTTGATGCTTCGAACACTAAAAAACTCGAAAACGGAGATCAAAAATACGCCGAATGGCTTTCGCGATATTTCTTAGACGATCAAAAAAGCGTGGTAAAAAAGAGTGAACTTGTAACCGAATTTACTTCGCAATACAAATATGTAAATCGTTATTTGCCTGTTTATAAACTTAGTTTTGACCGCGATGATGCCATGCAGGTTTATGTAGAAACTTCTTCAAGTAAACTGGCAACTTATAACCCAACGTCACGACAAGCTTTTATTTGGTTTTTCGAC
Above is a genomic segment from uncultured Flavobacterium sp. containing:
- a CDS encoding TonB-dependent receptor; this translates as MKKIYLTLLIIGQCVLAQNKAERDTTKSQELENVFITANRTATLRKETPVAISKITAKTINETKATAVYEIINKTPGVLMVNLGNEQHMMSIRQPMTTNAYYLYLEDGLPIRPMGIFNHNSLLEINQYNLQSIEVVKGPVSSLYGPEAVGGTINLISLKPPVDPEFKFGVQADNYGYRRFQAAGGATIGKVGFHIAGISSLQENGWMAYSDYNKDNLNARIDYNISPSTRLISNTMYGKYYSDMSGTVNEDAFNNRTYKSTSNFTYRKSDALRTRLTLEHDWNSNSSSYITAYLRDNKLGQNPSYGIKWSPTVNPTTAKGEVNSNNFKSYGAIGQHTQKFDFLKTKLVAGALYDYSPVTYWSYVIDLKANLNPGAPGKQTVDSYEIIAEHPDSKLADYTADIFNTAGYAQLSFNPIEKLVITVGGRYDNMKVNYENALDKSTGSKVYDKMTFKAGANYNPVEYAGFYGNYSQGFAPPGITSIFRTKPGTGGTTGVPADFYYNLEPATFNNYEVGGWLSFLQNKLNFDYALYYMEGKNELLNIKLADNSTDYRSAGETRHKGIEFGASYRPSKQFNIRLGGTYAQHTYIDFKLSDKSSDPIQDLNGKEMPAAPKWSGNSEVSYYPNWLPNLRTSVEWQLVGSYYQDQINTVKYSGYNIFNARVGYQWKRIEVYGNVLNLTDKLYAYNVSRANTANAQPTYTAAAPRTFVFGIQYNFSLKK